Genomic DNA from Paenibacillus sp. KS-LC4:
TGTGCGTGATTATGCGGATGTTGAAGGCGCTCAGCTAATTAACGTCTCATCCGCACTCGGATATGTCATTGCTGTTGGGAGTGTTGCTTATTCTGCATCAAAATACTACGTAAGTGCCTTCACTGAAGGCCTTGCAAAAGAATTAGAGCTGAAGGGTGCGAAGCTGAAAGCGAAGGTGCTGGCACCAGCTATAACGGAAACAGAATTTTTGAATAAATCCTTAGATACTGAGGCATTCGATTTCAAAGCAAATATGTCTAACTATCACACAGCAAAAGAAATGGCGGGCTTCATGGTAAATCTTTACGATAACGACGAAGTGGTAGGAATGGTAGACCATAACTATGCTTTCAATCGGAGAGACCCAATCTATCCGATCCTTTCAGAATTTTAAATTCAATTCATATATTTTCGGAATGCTTGGATTAGAAAATCGTGCTCGCTTCGAGATCGAAGTAATGAAGGCTATCATCGGGAAAATAGGGGTAAACAGAGTGAATAAATCAATCATTTTCGATATGGCAATTAGGGTGAAAAAATAAATACAGTTCCTCTAAATAACGCTTCAATATTTAAATCATTTTACCGATAACTCAATTGATAGCTGAATTACAGAGATACTCGAAGGGAGAGCGGTTATTCATGAAATTAGTCAAGTTAAGTTTATTGATTTGCCTGCTTTTAAGTGTGGCGAGCACAACTTTATTCGCCGCGACTACGAAATCAACAGCTGATTTCACTGATTTGAAGGATTTGGATGCAGCGACGAAAGCCAAGTTTGATGCTCTGCTTAGTGCGGGGGTTTTCGACGGTGTCTCGGAAGACAAGTTTGGGCTGAAGGAAGAGATGAATCGCGCTCAATTTGCGAAGGTAGCTGCTTTAATTTTCGGACTAGAGGTGAATTCGGACCTTAAAACCTCGAGCTTCAAAGATGTGAAGGATGATAACGCCTCCTTCGGCTACGCCTTGCCCTACATCGAAGCTCTTAAAACAGCAGGAATTACAGATGGTTACGGAGAGGGCACCTACAACCCAGCAGGTAAAGTTTCAAAAGAGCAGCTGGCTGCCTTCCTGATCAAAGGATTGGGAAAACAAGAAGAGGCGAAGCAAACAGAAGGTGTAAACGACAGTTCCGTATCCGAGTGGGCTAAAGGTTATGTTGCCCTTGCAATTAACAATAAGCTTTTAAGCAATGGCGATGATGGAACGTTTGGCGGAAAAAGCAATGCGACAAGAGATATGCTTGTTGTCGGTTCATATGAGGCAGCCGTACAGACAGGTGTTGTGAAAGACGTTGTTTCGACGCCTACTCCAACGCCAACACCAACACCAACACCAACATCGACATCATCATCCTCGTCATCATCAACATCAACATCAACAAACAGTCCGACGGCAACGCCGACACCAGATCCAACGGCAACGCCGACACCAGATCCAACGGCAACGCCGACACCAGATCCAACGGCAACGCCGACACCAGATCCAACGGCAACGCCGACACCAGATCCAACGGCAACGCCAACAACGGATCCAATGGCAACGCCGACAACGGATCCAATGGCAACGCCAACAACGGATCCAATGGCAACGCCGACAACGGATCCAATGGCAACGCCGACAACGGATCCAATGGCAACGCCAACAACGGATCCAATGGCAACACCGCCATATACACCGCCATATACACCACCGACCCCTTCGGAGCTTCCTTAAGAAGTGTCAGTTTAACATTATAATCAGCATGGTTCATGCTGTTAATATTTAAGTGCAAGTAGTAGAAGGAGCAATGGCGCTAAAAGCTGCCCTTGCTCTTTTTTTGCTCCTAAAGCAAAGCGGTAGGCACTAGAAGGCGGATAGCTTTCGTCAGGACATCTAATGTTATAATAGCTAGTAAACTGACGGAGTAAGAAGGGTGAGAGCATGAGTGTAATTCGTTTGGAAAATGTGACGAAGAAATATGAAGAGGCTATGATTTTTCGCGATATTTATTTTCGCGTGAGCCAGGGGGAACGAATTGGCCTCATTGGGCGCAATGGAGCCGGCAAGTCGACGGTTTTTAAGCTCATTATGGGAAAAGAAGAGCCAACGAACGGTAAGGTGGAAATAGATCCGAAGGTGAAAATCGGGTATTTTTCTCAATTTTCAGAGATGCGCGGAAGCCTGTCTGTCCAGCAGGAGCTGGAAATGTGCTTTGAGCAGGTTGCCCTTATTGAACGGGAGCTGCAAGAGGTTGGGGAGAAGCTGGGCCTCGTCTCCGATGATGGCGAAATGAATGAGCTGCTCGCGAGGCAGGCGGAGCTTTTCGAGCAAATGGATCACTTGGATGGCTGGAACGTGTCTGTCGAGATCAACACCGTTCTGACGAAGCTGGGCTTCACCGATCGTTCACGCCATCAGCCCATTGATGAGCTGTCTGGCGGCTGGAGAAACCGTGCAGCTTTAGCGAAAATGCTCATTGAGCTGCCTGATGTCGTTCTGCTCGACGAGCCGACTAACTATTTGGATATGGAGGGCATTGCGTGGCTGGAGCAGTGGCTCTACCGCTTTAATGGCGCGATGATCCTCATTTCTCATGATCGGCAGTTTATCGACAAGGTCGTCACGCATATCATCGAGATAGAAAATTATCATTTTCAGCAATACGAGGGCAATTATACAGACTATATTCGTAAAAAGAAGCTGCGAAAGAAGGAGCTGGATCGGCAGTTCGAATGGGAGGAAGAGCTGCTGCTGATGGAGTCGGAGGCTATCGACAGCCGCTCCAGCAAGAAATCGTCCAAAGACCGACTGTCCCGCAAATTGGCGGATAATAAGAAGCGGGTACAGCCGAATCCGGTGAACGTGCTGATTACGGATATTTACGAAAAGATGCGTTTCCCGGATAAGCTGTGCGAGGTTAAGCAAATCGGGCAAACCTATGAGGAGCGCGCTATTTTTCAGAACGTCAGCTTTGATATTCAGAAGGAGGATCGCCTGGTCATCGTTGGGCCGAACGGGAGCGGGAAGTCCACGCTGATCAAGGTGCTGACGGGGCAGGAGCAGCCGGAATCAGGCGAGGTCACTTGGGAAAAAGGGGTCAGCTATGCGTATTTCAACCGAATGTGGGAGGAGCTTGATCCTAAGGATACGGTGAGCCATGCCGTCAATACGTACGGTCTTGGACTCGATGCCCCGCGAAAAAAGGTAAACAAATTTCTGTCGATGCTGCAATTTTCCGAAATGGATTTAAGCAAGGTCATTGGCAGCCTTTCCGGTGGACAAATGGCCCGAGTCGCCTTGGCTAAATGCCTGCTTTCTGGTGCGGCTGTTATCATTTTGGATGAGCCGACGAACCATCTGGATTTAATGAGCATTCAGGTGATGGAGCAGGCGCTTATACACTTTCCCGGCGCTGTCGTAACTGTAAGCCATGATCGGTTTTTTATTGATAAAATTGGCACCAAGATGCTGGTGTTCGACCCGGAATTAGGCATTACTCAGCAAAATCTATAACAGGGGATGACGCCGATGAACTGGAAAGTAAAGAGGACGGCCAAGCAGTTGTCGAGCAATATTTTAAAGTGTAAATGTCCTAATTAGCTAAAAAGCTCAAAAAAAACGGTACTTCATCAAAAGATGGAGTGCCGTTTCTTTATTGTGCGAGCGCTTCTTCGGTTATTTTGCGAATATCAATAGGGGAGAGGGTGCCTTCATGAATAATATCTGGAAGGATATGCTCGAGGAAATATTTTACGCAGTGGAGATTGATGTTTTTGATTTTAATGATTGCATAGCGGTACATGACGATAAATTCCTTCTCGGTATTTCCGCGCTGGAGCTCAGCGAAGGCCTCATACACCTGATCCATTTTATCAGCAACTTCCAAAATCAGACCCTCTACTGAATGGTCTTTGCCCTCACGCAGCTGCCTGCGGAAAGTAGCCTGAAACTCCTCAGGTATATTCTCCTGAATAAAATGCTCGACCATGCCATCCTCAACCTGCTGGAGCATTGACCGCAGCTCAAGGGAGTAGTGCTTGACGGGCGTCTTAATATCACCGATAAATATTTCGCCATAATCATGGCTGCTTGTAATTTCATAAAGCTTCTTCCAATCAATGGCGACGCCGTTCTGCTCCTCGATATCGGCAAGCGTCTTGGCGTACTGAACGACCTTCCAGGAGTGAGCCGACACGCTATGCTCCTCAAACTTGAATTTGCCGGGAGTACGAATAATGCGTTCCAAATCGTTAAGGGATCTAAAGTACGTATGAATGCCCATGAGTACATCATCCTTTATTGTAGTTGAGTATGATTCGACTATACGCCGGCAATGTTATCGCAGCATTAACGCTATGTGTCGCTCAGGTCAATTTTCAAATTCATTGATAGCGACAGCAGGAATTCCACTATGCCTCTCATTAGCCCATCCAAATCGCTATTTGCAGCGAATCCGAAAAATGGATCCCTAATACGAAATTTGAAGCCTTACCGGAACGGAGATGGGCCTCTACAATGGATAAAGAAGGCATTTCAGTCTGTAGAGCAAGATTCCAACGTAGTATGGGGGATTTAGATAGTGAAAATACGGCACGAAGCACAATCGGCGGCACCGCTTGTTGCAAGCACGAGAGCGGCTAAGCGCAGCAGATGGTTCAGGAGGCTGTACGGCCAGAGGCATGTGCAGGTAATGGCGCTGCTTGGCATTTTATGGATGATTATTTTTAATTATGTCCCGATGTACGGCATTATTATAGCGTTCAAAGAGTTTAATATCGTCAAGCCCATTAGCGCAGCGCCTTGGGTAGGCTGGTCGCATTTTCAAGAGTTTTTTCAAGACGAGAGCTTCGTCAATGTCATGCGCAATACGCTGGGCATCAGCTTGATTAAGCTAGCAATCGGTTTTCCGCTGCCGATTATATTCGCTTTATTTTTGAACGAGGTACGGTCGGTGCTGTTCAAAAGATCTGTGCAGACGATATCCTATCTGCCGCATTTTTTATCATGGGTTATCCTTGGCGGTATTTTGACGACTTGGCTGTCGGATGTAGGCATCATTAACCACGTACTTCTGGCGCTTAACGTCATTAAGGAACCGATCTCGTACCTGGCAGAGCCCGATTATTTCTGGGGTATTATTATTACCTCTGATATCTGGAAGGAGCTTGGCTGGTCAGCCATTATTTATTTGGCCGCAATCTCCAGCGTATCGCCCGAAATGTATGAGGCTGCTACGATTGACGGGGCGGGCCGCTTTCAAAAAATGTGGTACGTTACACTGCCAAGCATCAAAGCGACGATTTCGATTTTGTTCATTCTCGCTGTGAGCGGCGTATTGAACTCTAATTTTGATCAAATTTTGGTGCTAAGAAATTCCTTGAATGAAAGCGCCAGCAATGTGATTGATATGTTCGTCTACCAGACGGGCATGCAGCAGGGACGCTATTCCTATGCGACAGCTGTTGGCTTGTTCAAATCCGTTATCGCCCTTATTTTGCTGCTAATAGCCAATCGTGTAACGAAAAAAATCAACAACACCTCGTTGTTTTAGGAAGGAGGCGACTGGCTTTGCTCAGTTTGAAACGAAAAACAAAGGGAGAAGCGGTATTCGACCTCTTTAATAGCTTAGGCATGCTGCTCGTGTGCTTTGCGACCCTGTATCCCATCTGGTACGTTCTCGTGAATGCATTCAATGAAGGGCAGGACGGCATGCGCGGAGGCATTTACTGGTGGCCTCGGGTGTTCAGCTTTGAAAGCTTTGAGGCGGTATTCCATAGTGCGGGCATTATGACGGCAATGGGCATTACTGTAGCGAAAACGCTGCTTGGTGTTCTGCTGCATGTTTTTTTCACTGCGATGGTAGCCTATGCCTTTTCTCGCAGAGGGCTGATCGGCGGCAAAATGTACATTTTAATTGGCACGGTTACGTTGTTTTTCGGCGGCGGCCTGATCCCTACCTATTTGCTGATTAGAGATTTGCATCTGCTGGACAATTTTCTCGTGTACATTATTCCGGCGATGTTCAGCTTCTTCGATCTCATTATATTCATGACCTTCTTCCGGGAAATTCCGGATGGGCTGGAGGAAGCAGCGAAAATCGACGGAGCGAATGACTGGGGCATTTTCCTCAAGGTGGTGCTGCCCGTATCACTGCCGGTCATTGCGACGATTGCGCTGTTCCATGGGGTCTATCAGTGGAATGACTATTTTGCCGGAGTCATCTACATGAACAACATGGATTTGCAGCCGATCCAAACGTATTTGTACCGGGTAGTGGCACAGTCCAGCTCGAATCAGATGGTTGCTGCCATTCCGGGAGGCGTAGGAAAAACAGTTACGTCGCAGTCGATCAAGCTGGCAACGATGGTCGTCACGACGCTTCCGATTGTACTGGTTTATCCTTTCTTGCAAAAGTACTTTGTCAAAGGCATGATGATTGGCTCTATTAAGGGCTAGTCAACATTCTAATCAAATAGAAAAGGGGAAAATAATAATGGTTAAGCAACCGACATTGAAGCAGCTACTATTGCTGCCGCTTGCCGCTGCTCTCGTATTTACGGCCGCTTGCTCATCGAACAGCACTACGAACGAGGGGGCAACGAATGGGGGCACGCCTGCGGCCTCCACTGAGGTGAAGCTGACGCAAGAGGATAAAGGCTGGGAAGTGGATAAAAGCCCGATTACTTTCGATTGGTATATTAATTTTTCGTGGTTTCCTAATAAGTGGGGTGTAGACGACACATCCAAGTATATTACGGAGAAAACAGGCGTAGACATTAACTTCATCGTCCCTGCCGGAAATGAGGCAGAGAAGATGAATACGATGATTGCCTCCGGCAGCCTGCCTGATTTCATTACGCTCGGCTGGTTCGAGGATGCCGTCAAGAAGATGATAGAAGGCGATATGGTGCTTCCGCTTAATGAACTGGCTGACCAGTATGATCCATATTTCTACAAGGTGACCGACCCGGCGAAGCTCGCCTGGTACAAGCAAGAGGACGGTCATATCTATGGGTATCCGAACGCCTCCTCCTCGCCAAAGGATTACGAGAAGTTTGGCGACAGTATCACCTCTACACAGACGTTCCTTGTACGCAAGGACATGTATGAGGCTATCGGCAGCCCGGATATGCGGACAACAGAAGGCTTTCTTCAAGCATTGGCTGCTGCAAAAGCGAAATTTCCCGACATTAACGGGCAGCCATTAATTCCGCTGGGGATGTATGATTTTAATGAAAAGGGCAACAGCTCGCTGCAAGCTTACCTTCAAAACTTTTTAGCTATTCCATACGAAAAGGATGGACAGCTGTATGATCGCGACACAGATGCTGAATATGTAAAATGGCTCAAGACGATGCGCCAAGCGAATGAAAACGGCCTGCTCTCGAAAGACATATTCATTGATAAGCGCCCACAAATGGAGGAGAAAATCGCCCAAGGCCGTTACTTTGCAATGCTGTATTCGAGATCCGATCTGGCTAACCAGCAAAATGCGCTATTTGCAAACGATCCTAACTCTATTTATATTGCGGTGGATGGGCCAGCTAATGCTTCGCAGGCTCAAGCAACGCTTGCAGGGCCATCCATTTCTGGCTGGACCGTTACCCTCATCTCCAAAAATGTGAAGGATAAAGCGCGGGCGATTCGCTTCCTGGACTACCTCATTTCCGAAGAGGGCCAGCGGGATATGTTTTTCGGCAGGCAGGGCGTAACCTGGGATACAATAGACGGAAAAGACCAATTTTTACCTGATGCATTGGAGCTGCTTAATTCCGATCGTGGTGCCTTTGATAAAAAATATGGTGCCTCCCATACCTTCTGGATGCTGATGGATACGAATTTGACGCCGGAATGGTCGCCGCCAGCCGTTGAGCCATTCAAGCAGATGGAAGACTGGACGCGCGGGAAAGCGCTCAGTCTGTCGCAATTTGATCAGCTTGACCCGACGGGTGCTTCGGAGGAAGGCATTATGAAGACGAAGCTGGACCATGAATTTGGCAAGGCGCTTCCGAGGCTGCTGCTTGCGAAGTCAGATGCCGAGTTCGATAGCTTATGGCAGGAGTATTTGAACAAGCGCGATTCTCTTGGCTTTGCCACCGTTCAGGCGTATAAGCAGAAAAAGTATGAAGAGAACGTAGCGAAGCTGGCAGCATTCATTAACTAATACAGGCCAGAACCGGGCATACATCCCGGCATCAGGTGCGCCAAATCCATGATGGACTGGCGCGCCTTTTGCCGCCTGTAAGCAAGGCGGGGGCTGGGCCGTGAAGATGGAAGTGAGCCTAACGTGGGAAGGCAAATTCGGAGTTATTTTCAGACGACGGCTTATTGGCTGGGCAGAAGATCCATGCAAAGCCGTCTGGTCGCCGCGTATATTTTTATTTTGCTGTTTCCTAGCATTGTGGTGTCGAATTATTTGTTTGGCGAAATTAGAGACAGTCATATAAATGACACGCTTAGGCAGGGGCAGTATTTGGTGGAGCTGGAGAAGGTAAATATACTAAACCAAATCGAAGCGATGGAGCTGGCAGCCCAGCTTACGATGCTAAGCGCGGATATTACCGGCTATGTGTCTGCACATAAGGAGTTTACGACGGAGGAGCTGCTCGATTTGTACCGGGGGCCGCTAACCGATGTTATCAATATTCAAACGAACAATCCGAACATCGCCCATTTGCGCCTGTTTGCAGACAATGACTACATATCAGAAATGTGGCCGATTGTGTTTCATGAGCGGCGTATTCAGAAGGAGCCTTGGTATTCAGAGCTTACGGAGCTAGGCAGCAAGGAGCTGTGGGTTTTTAAGGAAGAGGATGCCGATATTTTGCACCGGAATGTGACGGATGTCCATAACCAGCTGCCGAAGGTTTCCCTGATGCGGGTCGTCCGGGCAGGCAGCGAGAGGATTGGCGTCATTCAGGTGGAAATGCTGCTGAAGCATTTTGCACCAAAGGCATTTGCAAGCTTGCAGGATGAGGGCTCGCAGATGATGCTTGCGGACAGCAAGGGAAGCATTGTGTTAGATGAGCTCCAAGCTTTCGCGGGCACAGGCAGCAATCCGAAGCTGCGAACAGCCATTAAGGAGAATTACGCTTCAATGAAGGAGCTTGGGCAGCAGGAATTACGTTTTGCTGTGGATGACCATCCTTATTTGCTTATTCGTACGCCGGTGGAGCAAGCGGATGCAGATTTACTCCATATCATTTCCTTGGAGCTCGTGTATGAACGCGTATCCCATGCGCAATTTCGAATTATGGCGGTTAATGTTGGGCTGATTGGCTTACTGTCTATCATTACGTATATGATGAATGCCATTATTCTCAAAAATTTGCGGCGCTTGACCGAGGCGATGAAGAAGGTTCGGCGGGGCGAGACGCCGACGGGGCTGCCCCTCAGCGGGGGCGGGGAAATCGGCGAGCTGGCGTTCCATTTTAACAAAATGATGCAAACGATTAATGAACTGATTGCCCAAGGCGTAAGAAAGAAGGCACTGACGAAGGAAGCGGAGCTGCGGACGCTGCACAGCCAGATCGACTCCCACTTTTTGTACAATACGCTGGAAAATATTAAAATGCTGGCCGAAATCGAGAACCAGCGAACCATCTCCGACTCGCTTACGTCGCTGGGCGGCATGATGCGCTACAACTTCAAGTGGTCAGGGGAATATGTGCGCTTGCAGGATGAAATTCGCCATATTCAAAACTATATTGATGTCATGAATATTCGCTTCGACGAGCCAATCGTTCTTGAACCGAGCATTGAGCCGGACTTGCTGGAGGTGGAGATGCTTAAAATGTCCTTGCAGCCGATCGTTGAAAATGCGCTTAAGCATGCCTGGCCAGAGCTGGGGGAGCGGCAGTGTCTTATCCAGATTGCCGCTTTCGAGCAAGCGGATAGCGTAATTGTCATTACATTGCGCGATAATGGGGCAGGAATTGCTCCTGGGCCGCTTGCGATTCTCAATGAACGCATCCAGCTGGAACGGGCAGGCGACCGCCTAATGGATGAATATGAACGAAGCGCAAAGCCGTTGTACGGCATAGGGCTGCGCAATGTGCATCAGCGCATTCGCATCTATTACGGCAAGCCCTATGGCTTGCAGGTGCGCAGCGAGGAAGGTCATTTTACTGAAGTTATCATAACGCTGCCTAAGGTATTGATTGCAGGAGGAGGGAATGACGATTAAAAAGCTGCTGATCGTAGACGACGAGAAAAATATAAGAATTGGCCTGAAAACGATGATTGAGCGGGAGTTTCCAGATCATTACCATATTCGGTTAGCTATTCATGGAGTGGATGCGCTGGCGCAATATGAGAGCGAGCAGGCCGATATCGTCATTACGGACATTCGCATGCCAGTGATGGACGGCCTTGAGCTGATCAAGCAAGTGATGAAGCAGCCGGAGGAGAAGCGAAAGCCCGTTTTTATTATTTTGAGCGGCTATGATGAATTTACTTATGCGAAGGCAGCGATTGAGTATCAAGTCAGAGATTATATTTTGAAGCCGATTCGCCGGGATGAGCTGTTTGAATCGCTGCGCAAGAGCGAAAATTTTTTGCAGGCTCAGGCTGAGCTTGCCCGAAAGACGGCAGAGGGCGACAAGTACCGTGAGCAGGTTCGAATGAGCCGTTTGAAGGAATGGCTCAGTCAAGGTGAGCTGATGGATGGGCAGGAGGAGGGGGCGCGTCTCGATCTAGATATTCCCTTCGAAGCGATCACCTTGCCATGCCATGTAGCTATACTCAGCTATAAATCCGAGAACGGGGAAGCGTTGAACCGCGATGAGCTGGAGCCGCTCGCTTGGAGTCTGCTTGGGCAGCTGGGCGGAACGATTGCTGCATCCTTTATGGACAGCGTGGGCAGGCTTGTGCTGATAGGGGACCGGGCAGCGCAGTTTCACGAGCTGCTGAGGCAGACTGGGGGCAAGGAGCTCGAAGGGCTGCGTTTGGGGCTAAGCACAGAGGCAGCTAGGTATGAGGATTTGCGCAGCTGCTATAAGCAGGCAGAGGAAGCGCTGCACTATTCCTTTCTATATCCGGGCAGCCGCTTGCTCCTGTATCAGGATATTCGCGCGTCGCAGCGCCGCATGCATCCGATGCCGGATGAAAACATTCGCAAGCTAGGCAATATGCTGGGTACTGAGCGGGAGAGGGAAATTCAAGCGCTGCTTAAAGCTATTTTTCGGATCGAAGAATTGGCTGATATAGATATTAATTATTTGCGTCAGGTGGGCAAGCGAATGAATGAGCAGGTGCTTGATGAGGTGTTTCGCCTGTACGGAGAAGCTTCTATTGACGTGCTGAAGCTGTACCGCAGAGTCGGCAGCATGGACAATTTCCGCAGCTTTCATGATTATTACCGCAGTCTGGAGCATTTGCTATACAGTGTGAATGAGTATGTGAGAGGCATTCGTGCTGCCTATAACGAGCACGCAGAAATCAATGCGGCTATCGCTTATATGGAGACGAACTATGTCCGTCCGCTTAATATGGCGGTTGTCAGCAATTATGTCGGCCTCAATTACTCTTATTTCAGCGAAGCGTTTAAGGCGCAAACAGGAGAGAGCTTCGTCTTGTATTTGAAAAAGCTTCGTATCCGCAAAGGTAAGATGCTGCTTGAAGGCACGAATGATAAAATGCAGGATATCGGAAGCGCTCTAGGCTTTGAGAGCAGCAAGCAGTTTACTCGTGTATTCAAGGAACTGGAAGGGATCTCTCCGCAGGAATATCGGCTTAAGGTTAGAGCTGCGGCTAGTCTTGGGGAATGAACGACTTAGGGAAAAATGTGAAGCTGCATTGACACCAGCCCGTCAATTAGCGATGATGAAGGTATTCGTTCTTGGAATAGTTTCTTTCAACAGGCGAATAGGGAAAGGAAGGGGCTGACACATATGCAATTAATCGTTGAGCAGCCAGCGGCGAGCTGGTACAAGCAGCAGTTGGAGCTGAAAAATGGAGAGTCGGTCAGAATATTTGTAAAGCTTGGCGGCTGCAGCACAGTCGTACCTGGCTTGTCACTAGGCGTTAATAAGGAATTGCCAATAAACCCAGGACTTAGTACGACCGTTGAAGGAATTACCTTCTTCATCGAGGAAGCCAATTTGTGGTATCTCGACAATAAAGGACTGCGTATTACGTTCGATGAGCTGCATGAGGAAATTGACATGATTGTGGAATAAAATAAGAGGCAGGGGCCGTTCAGGGCTCCTGCCTTTCTCGTTCATTTAGAGCAGCGTGCGGGAACCATATACTGTTGTATCATATTTTTGGCGGAAGCCTGTTTTATCCATTGTGCGGAGTAGCTATATCCCTTATATTGATAATAATTATCATTAATTGAAAAAGAGGGGTTTTCTCATGTCTACGAAACCAGTCAGAACATTCATTGCCGCCCTACTTCTATTATCCTTGGGATTGCTGGCGGCCTGCGGCTCCACAGGTGGTGCGGAAGCAACCGCGACAGATACACCGACCTCGACAGAGCCAGCAACACGAATCTATAAGGATTTTAGCGGGCATGAAGTGACGATTCCAACTCATCCTCAGAAAATCGTATTGCTTGGCGATATTCCAGGGGATTTGCTGGCACTGGGCATTACACCTGCGGGGAATGATTGGGTGAGTGAGCCTTATATCTATAAAGAGGATTTAGCGGGGGTTGTCGACATTGGCTATCCGCATAATATGGAGAAGGTGCTGGAGCTTGCGCCGGACCTCATTTTGCAGGCCGGGTATGGTGGGCCGGATGATACCGCAATTTTTGATAAAATGTCCAAAATCGCGCCGACGGTCATCTTCAATCGAGATGCGGAAACGTTCGACCGCTTGCGAGAGGTTGCTGACATTGTTAATAAGAAGGAAGAGGCGGAGAAGTGGATTGCCGACTATGAGGTTAAGGCGAAGGCAATGTGGGAGAAAATCGGCTTGAAGCCTGGAGAGTCGGCGACAGTCTATCT
This window encodes:
- a CDS encoding SDR family NAD(P)-dependent oxidoreductase: MKYTVITGASSGIGYETALAFAARGKNVILVARRLEKLEELKSTIQGLNPSVDVIVRTSDLSDTEQAYTLYNHLKEHQIETWINNAGLGESAFVADHHLGKVQTMLRLNIEALTILSTLYVRDYADVEGAQLINVSSALGYVIAVGSVAYSASKYYVSAFTEGLAKELELKGAKLKAKVLAPAITETEFLNKSLDTEAFDFKANMSNYHTAKEMAGFMVNLYDNDEVVGMVDHNYAFNRRDPIYPILSEF
- a CDS encoding S-layer homology domain-containing protein, with the translated sequence MKLVKLSLLICLLLSVASTTLFAATTKSTADFTDLKDLDAATKAKFDALLSAGVFDGVSEDKFGLKEEMNRAQFAKVAALIFGLEVNSDLKTSSFKDVKDDNASFGYALPYIEALKTAGITDGYGEGTYNPAGKVSKEQLAAFLIKGLGKQEEAKQTEGVNDSSVSEWAKGYVALAINNKLLSNGDDGTFGGKSNATRDMLVVGSYEAAVQTGVVKDVVSTPTPTPTPTPTPTSTSSSSSSSTSTSTNSPTATPTPDPTATPTPDPTATPTPDPTATPTPDPTATPTPDPTATPTTDPMATPTTDPMATPTTDPMATPTTDPMATPTTDPMATPTTDPMATPPYTPPYTPPTPSELP
- a CDS encoding ABC-F family ATP-binding cassette domain-containing protein, whose amino-acid sequence is MSVIRLENVTKKYEEAMIFRDIYFRVSQGERIGLIGRNGAGKSTVFKLIMGKEEPTNGKVEIDPKVKIGYFSQFSEMRGSLSVQQELEMCFEQVALIERELQEVGEKLGLVSDDGEMNELLARQAELFEQMDHLDGWNVSVEINTVLTKLGFTDRSRHQPIDELSGGWRNRAALAKMLIELPDVVLLDEPTNYLDMEGIAWLEQWLYRFNGAMILISHDRQFIDKVVTHIIEIENYHFQQYEGNYTDYIRKKKLRKKELDRQFEWEEELLLMESEAIDSRSSKKSSKDRLSRKLADNKKRVQPNPVNVLITDIYEKMRFPDKLCEVKQIGQTYEERAIFQNVSFDIQKEDRLVIVGPNGSGKSTLIKVLTGQEQPESGEVTWEKGVSYAYFNRMWEELDPKDTVSHAVNTYGLGLDAPRKKVNKFLSMLQFSEMDLSKVIGSLSGGQMARVALAKCLLSGAAVIILDEPTNHLDLMSIQVMEQALIHFPGAVVTVSHDRFFIDKIGTKMLVFDPELGITQQNL
- a CDS encoding YfbR-like 5'-deoxynucleotidase, producing MGIHTYFRSLNDLERIIRTPGKFKFEEHSVSAHSWKVVQYAKTLADIEEQNGVAIDWKKLYEITSSHDYGEIFIGDIKTPVKHYSLELRSMLQQVEDGMVEHFIQENIPEEFQATFRRQLREGKDHSVEGLILEVADKMDQVYEAFAELQRGNTEKEFIVMYRYAIIKIKNINLHCVKYFLEHILPDIIHEGTLSPIDIRKITEEALAQ
- a CDS encoding ABC transporter permease subunit, which gives rise to MRHEAQSAAPLVASTRAAKRSRWFRRLYGQRHVQVMALLGILWMIIFNYVPMYGIIIAFKEFNIVKPISAAPWVGWSHFQEFFQDESFVNVMRNTLGISLIKLAIGFPLPIIFALFLNEVRSVLFKRSVQTISYLPHFLSWVILGGILTTWLSDVGIINHVLLALNVIKEPISYLAEPDYFWGIIITSDIWKELGWSAIIYLAAISSVSPEMYEAATIDGAGRFQKMWYVTLPSIKATISILFILAVSGVLNSNFDQILVLRNSLNESASNVIDMFVYQTGMQQGRYSYATAVGLFKSVIALILLLIANRVTKKINNTSLF
- a CDS encoding carbohydrate ABC transporter permease, whose product is MLSLKRKTKGEAVFDLFNSLGMLLVCFATLYPIWYVLVNAFNEGQDGMRGGIYWWPRVFSFESFEAVFHSAGIMTAMGITVAKTLLGVLLHVFFTAMVAYAFSRRGLIGGKMYILIGTVTLFFGGGLIPTYLLIRDLHLLDNFLVYIIPAMFSFFDLIIFMTFFREIPDGLEEAAKIDGANDWGIFLKVVLPVSLPVIATIALFHGVYQWNDYFAGVIYMNNMDLQPIQTYLYRVVAQSSSNQMVAAIPGGVGKTVTSQSIKLATMVVTTLPIVLVYPFLQKYFVKGMMIGSIKG
- a CDS encoding extracellular solute-binding protein, translated to MVKQPTLKQLLLLPLAAALVFTAACSSNSTTNEGATNGGTPAASTEVKLTQEDKGWEVDKSPITFDWYINFSWFPNKWGVDDTSKYITEKTGVDINFIVPAGNEAEKMNTMIASGSLPDFITLGWFEDAVKKMIEGDMVLPLNELADQYDPYFYKVTDPAKLAWYKQEDGHIYGYPNASSSPKDYEKFGDSITSTQTFLVRKDMYEAIGSPDMRTTEGFLQALAAAKAKFPDINGQPLIPLGMYDFNEKGNSSLQAYLQNFLAIPYEKDGQLYDRDTDAEYVKWLKTMRQANENGLLSKDIFIDKRPQMEEKIAQGRYFAMLYSRSDLANQQNALFANDPNSIYIAVDGPANASQAQATLAGPSISGWTVTLISKNVKDKARAIRFLDYLISEEGQRDMFFGRQGVTWDTIDGKDQFLPDALELLNSDRGAFDKKYGASHTFWMLMDTNLTPEWSPPAVEPFKQMEDWTRGKALSLSQFDQLDPTGASEEGIMKTKLDHEFGKALPRLLLAKSDAEFDSLWQEYLNKRDSLGFATVQAYKQKKYEENVAKLAAFIN